Below is a window of Tolypothrix bouteillei VB521301 DNA.
CGAGGTGGGAGGTCTTGACCAGTTTACTGGTCACGGATTTACTGGTTACTGGTTAGATATTAATACTTGCTTCAAATACTGTCCGGTATATGATTTTGGATTTTCTGCGATTTCTTCTGGTGTTCCCACTGCAATAACTTCTCCTCCTTTGTCACCGCCTTCCGGTCCTAGATCTATCAGCCAATCCGCACAACGTATTACATCTAAATTGTGTTCGATGACCAAAACGGAATTGCCTTTATCAACTAAACGTTGCAGGACATCTAATAATTTATGAACATCATAAAAAGATAAGCCTGTCGTTGGTTCATCTATCAAATAAAGTGTTTTACCAGTAGCGCGACGTGATAGTTCTGTTGCTAATTTCACCCTCTGTGCTTCACCGCCAGATAAGGTTGTCGCAGGTTGTCCCAGTTGAATATATCCCAATCCAACATCCACTAAAGTTTGCAACTTATTTACAGCTTTGGGAATGTTTTTGAAAAATTCTAAAGCTTCCTCTACTGTCATACTAAGAACATCAGAAATAGATTTCTCTTTGTACTTCACTTGCAAAGTTTCACGGTTATATCTTGCCCCTTTACAAACTTCACACTGGACGTAAACATCAGGTAAAAAGTTCATTTCAATGACATTTACACCTTGTCCGCTACAAGCTTCACAACGTCCCCCTTTAACGTTGAAAGAAAATTGCCCTGGTTTATATCCCCTAGTTTTTGCTTCAATTGTTTCTGAAAAAACTTCTCGAATAATATCAAAAACGCCCGTATATGTTGCAGGGTTAGAACGAGGTGTTCTTCCAATAGGAGATTGGTCAATAACTATGGCTTTATCAATGGTATCTAAGCCTTGAATACCATCTATCTCTTTAGGAAAAGGAACTTTCCGCGTCAGTTGATGTTGCAGCGCTGGGTAGAGTAATTCGTTAATTAGGGTAGATTTTCCAGAACCTGAAACACCAGTGACAGAAACAAGTTTTCCTAATGGTATTTCTACATTAATGTTTCTCAAATTATTGCGATGGGCATTTTGAATAACCAAACTTCGCCCGTTTCCTTCCCTACGTGTTGCGGGAGTTGCGATCGCTCTACGTCCTGATAAATAAGCTCCTGTCAGCGATTCTTCTGAATTGAGCAATGCTTGTAAATCGCCTTGAGCAACGATTCTACCCCCATTAACCCCAGCAGCAGGACCAATATCAACAACATGGTCAGCCGCACGAATAGTTTCTTCATCGTGCTCCACAACAATTAGGGTATTGCCTAAATCCCGTAACCTAATTAAAGTTCGCAACAATCTTCCATTATCTCGTTGATGCAAACCAATACTGGGTTCATCCAAAACATACAAAACCCCAGTCAACCCAGAACCAATTTGAGTCGCCAGACGAATTCGTTGTGCTTCTCCACCGGAAAGTGTCATTGCCGGACGGTCGAGAGTGAGGTAATCTAAACCTACATCCAGCAAAAATTGCAATCTCGCTTTGATTTCTCTCAATACCAGATCGGCAATTTGTAACTGACGCTGACTCAATTGTAATTGGTCAATTTTGTTCCGAGACTCCCGAATGGAAACCCCCGTTAAATCTATAATTCGGTACTGTCCCAACCGTACTGCTAACGCCTCCGGTTTCAACCGTTTTCCCTCACAGACGGGACACGGTTGATCGACTAAATACTGTTCTAATTTTTGCTTAATTAACTCCGAACCACCGTCATATTGCCTTTGTAAAATTGGCAAAACTCCTTTGAATCCCTCTTTCTGTTTTCTCTGCGAGTCCGTGTTTTTTTCCTCTCCATGGAGAATTATTTCCCTTTGTTCCTCAGTTAACACATTCCAACAGGTTTGCAACTCAAAACTATGTTCTTGACCTAACTTATACAACAACTCCAAATAATACGTATTTTCCTTTTCCGACCAAGGCGCAATAGCAGAATATACTGGTGCTTCAGGATCGGGAACAACCAACTCAGCCGAAAATCTTCTCAAACTACCAATTCCGTGACAGTGCGGACACGCACCATAAGGAGAGTTAAAAGAAAACAAGCGCGGGGATAATTCTTCCATCACCGCCCCGTGTTCCGGACAGGCAAAGTTTTCTGAAAAGACTAATTCTTGTTCTTGCTCTTTTGGTTGTTTCTTATCACTATCGCCCGATGACGAAGAACTAATGAGAATAACTGCAATTCCATTAGATTGACGCAAACAGGTAGAAAGGGAATCAAACAATCGCTCTTGCAAATCCGGTTTTTTTACCAATCGGTCAATAACAACTTCTATGGTGTGAATAACATTTTTATCTAATTCAATGGCATCGGAAAGTTCGCGTACTTCCCCATCTACACGAACGCGGACAAAACCTTGGGATGCCAAACTTGATAGCAGTTTGCTATGCGTCCCCTTTTTGCCCCGAACAACAGGCGCAAGAATTTGAAAGCGCGTGCGATCTGGTAGTTCCATGATGCGATCGCACATCTCATCTATGGTTTGGGGGGCGATACAGCGATCGCATATGGGACAGTGAGGTTCGCCAGCGCGTCCAAACAGGAGTCGCAGATAGTCGTAAATTTCTGTCACCGTCCCTACAGTAGAACGGGGGTTATGAGATGTTGACTTTTGGTCAATGGAAATCGCTGGGCTTAATCCCTCAATCGCCTCAACATCAGGTTTATCGACTTGTCCCAAGAATTGCCGTGCATAAGCGCTAAGGGATTCCACATAGCGGCGCTGTCCTTCTGCAAAGATGGTGTCGAATGCCAAGGAAGATTTGCCAGAACCAGAAACGCCAGTAAAGACAATCAAGCGATCGCGAGGCAATTCCAGATCGATATTTTTCAGGTTGTGCTGTCTGGCACCCCGAATGCGGATAGTGTTTTGGCTGTTTGGGTTTGTCTGAGGAAGGTGCCCATTTAAGGATTGCGATCGCTGAGTGTTTAACATATGAACGGGGTGAGAGAAACAGGCAGGTGCGAAACAGTTCTTAATATTATCATCAAAAAAATGGGTTAGAAACCCGGTCCTTCTAGGACGGCTTGACAAATTAATTAACTACGCGCCACGAGTTGTAAGACAAAAACTTACAATCTGTAGGCACAGCGTTTTGACACAATCGCTGACCAGTATTCAAACTGTGCAGGCTAATTGTTTTTCTATCGGGGTTTTTCTTTGTTGGTGACTCTTGCCAACCGCCAACAAAACAGAATCCGTATTTCGGATGTTTAACGATTGAACCACGCTTAAAACCAGCACTCATGGTGCCACCATATCGAGAACGTATGTGTTGGCGTGCATATTGCAATCGATGAAGCTGTCTGCGGTGAAACTCAAGTGGGACAGCCTCAATCAACTGTGTGTTATCTGGGCGGGAGTGTCCTTGGACAGACCAATTAGCTAACACCCATGAATCAACACAATGAGCTTCAAACTTGTTTGACAATTTTTGTTGAGACTTATGAAGCCCTAAACTTTGTCGCAGTTGGTAAGTCTCGTTGCCTGATTTAGTCTCAACATGAGCAATTTTTCTGAGTTCGGAATAAAACCATTGTTTTCCTACCTCTAGGGGACTAAACGAAGCATTCCACTGACATCCGTTTTTCCA
It encodes the following:
- a CDS encoding RRXRR domain-containing protein encodes the protein MFVPVVNSENRPRMPTTPSRAKRWIKSGKATPFWKKGVFCVRLNVEPSNTNSQPIAVGIDPGSKREAFTLKSQAHTYLNVQTHAVDWVKDHIEVRRNMRRSRRFRNTPCRQNRTNRLVNKNRIPPSTKARWQWKLRIANWLTKMFPVSTFVVEDIKARTWKNGCQWNASFSPLEVGKQWFYSELRKIAHVETKSGNETYQLRQSLGLHKSQQKLSNKFEAHCVDSWVLANWSVQGHSRPDNTQLIEAVPLEFHRRQLHRLQYARQHIRSRYGGTMSAGFKRGSIVKHPKYGFCFVGGWQESPTKKNPDRKTISLHSLNTGQRLCQNAVPTDCKFLSYNSWRVVN
- the uvrA gene encoding excinuclease ABC subunit UvrA, producing the protein MLNTQRSQSLNGHLPQTNPNSQNTIRIRGARQHNLKNIDLELPRDRLIVFTGVSGSGKSSLAFDTIFAEGQRRYVESLSAYARQFLGQVDKPDVEAIEGLSPAISIDQKSTSHNPRSTVGTVTEIYDYLRLLFGRAGEPHCPICDRCIAPQTIDEMCDRIMELPDRTRFQILAPVVRGKKGTHSKLLSSLASQGFVRVRVDGEVRELSDAIELDKNVIHTIEVVIDRLVKKPDLQERLFDSLSTCLRQSNGIAVILISSSSSGDSDKKQPKEQEQELVFSENFACPEHGAVMEELSPRLFSFNSPYGACPHCHGIGSLRRFSAELVVPDPEAPVYSAIAPWSEKENTYYLELLYKLGQEHSFELQTCWNVLTEEQREIILHGEEKNTDSQRKQKEGFKGVLPILQRQYDGGSELIKQKLEQYLVDQPCPVCEGKRLKPEALAVRLGQYRIIDLTGVSIRESRNKIDQLQLSQRQLQIADLVLREIKARLQFLLDVGLDYLTLDRPAMTLSGGEAQRIRLATQIGSGLTGVLYVLDEPSIGLHQRDNGRLLRTLIRLRDLGNTLIVVEHDEETIRAADHVVDIGPAAGVNGGRIVAQGDLQALLNSEESLTGAYLSGRRAIATPATRREGNGRSLVIQNAHRNNLRNINVEIPLGKLVSVTGVSGSGKSTLINELLYPALQHQLTRKVPFPKEIDGIQGLDTIDKAIVIDQSPIGRTPRSNPATYTGVFDIIREVFSETIEAKTRGYKPGQFSFNVKGGRCEACSGQGVNVIEMNFLPDVYVQCEVCKGARYNRETLQVKYKEKSISDVLSMTVEEALEFFKNIPKAVNKLQTLVDVGLGYIQLGQPATTLSGGEAQRVKLATELSRRATGKTLYLIDEPTTGLSFYDVHKLLDVLQRLVDKGNSVLVIEHNLDVIRCADWLIDLGPEGGDKGGEVIAVGTPEEIAENPKSYTGQYLKQVLISNQ